In Serratia liquefaciens ATCC 27592, the genomic stretch TGGCATCTTCAGCGAGATGGGCATTGAATTCCAACTCAACACTGAAGTGGGCAAAGACATCGCCATGGAAACGCTGCTGAGTGAGTTTGACGCGGTGTTCCTCGGCGTCGGTACTTATCAGTCGATGCGTGGTGGTCTGGAGAATGAAGACGCGCCGGGCGTCTACGACGCACTGCCGTTCCTGATCGCCAACACCAAACAGCTGATGGGTTATCAAGCCGAGCAGCATGAGCCGTATGTCAGCATGGAAGGCAAACGCGTGGTGGTACTGGGCGGCGGTGATACCGCGATGGACTGCGTACGCACCTCTATCCGTCAGGGCGCCACCGAGGTTATCTGCGCCTACCGTCGTGATGAAGCCAACATGCCAGGCTCCAAGCGCGAAGTGAAAAACGCGCGTGAGGAAGGGGTTGATTTCAAATTCAACCTGCAGCCGCTGAGCATCGAACTGAACAGCGCCGGCCGCGTCGCCGGTGTGAAAATGGTTCGTACCCAGTTGGGCGCGCCAGACGCCAATGGTCGTCAGGTTGCAGAACAGGTACCAGGCTCCGAGCACGTTATCGATGCCGATGCCGTGGTCATGGCGTTTGGTTTCCGCCCGCACCAGATGGACTGGCTGGCTGCCCACGACGTCGAGCTCGACAAGCAAGGTCGTATCGTGGCACCGGAAAGCACCGATAACGCCTTCCAGACCAGCAACCCGAAAATCTTCGCCGGTGGCGATGTGGTACGCGGTTCTGACCTGGTGGTGACGGCGATTGCCGAAGGGCGTAAAGCCGCCGATGGCATCATGAGCTATCTGGAAGTGTAATTTTTCGCTGACTTCCCCCCAAGGGCCCGCAGCCAAAACTGCCGGGCCTTTGTTTTTTCAC encodes the following:
- a CDS encoding glutamate synthase small subunit, producing MSQNVYQFIDLQRVDPPKKPLKIRKIEFVEIYEPFSETQAKAQADRCLSCGNPYCEWKCPVHNYIPNWLKLANEGRIMEAADLAHQTNSLPEVCGRVCPQDRLCEGSCTLNDEFGAVTIGNIERYISDKAIEMGWKPDMSHVLPTGKRVAVIGAGPAGLACADVLTRNGVKAVVYDRHPEIGGLLTFGIPAFKLEKEVMVKRRGIFSEMGIEFQLNTEVGKDIAMETLLSEFDAVFLGVGTYQSMRGGLENEDAPGVYDALPFLIANTKQLMGYQAEQHEPYVSMEGKRVVVLGGGDTAMDCVRTSIRQGATEVICAYRRDEANMPGSKREVKNAREEGVDFKFNLQPLSIELNSAGRVAGVKMVRTQLGAPDANGRQVAEQVPGSEHVIDADAVVMAFGFRPHQMDWLAAHDVELDKQGRIVAPESTDNAFQTSNPKIFAGGDVVRGSDLVVTAIAEGRKAADGIMSYLEV